One stretch of Streptomyces sp. NBC_00443 DNA includes these proteins:
- a CDS encoding ATP-binding protein, translated as MISYPSRHCTVELQALPSRIGQVRRIVSAQLRYWHLDALIDRAALGVTELLTNVHQHARPDKMCTVEIEVLLDRLMVSVRDHDPRLPVVADVRAADTLATCGRGLAMVAAVSESWGVRPDGESGKVVWFTLPTSAAPRTMAARPPQRRTVDKPVRRFAEVGAPVDLRRPEHAPARSAVVG; from the coding sequence GTGATCAGTTACCCAAGCAGGCACTGCACGGTGGAGCTCCAAGCCCTGCCGTCGCGGATCGGCCAGGTCCGCAGAATCGTATCGGCGCAGTTGCGCTACTGGCATCTGGACGCGTTGATCGACCGCGCCGCGCTCGGTGTGACCGAGCTGTTGACCAACGTCCACCAGCACGCCCGGCCGGACAAGATGTGCACCGTGGAGATCGAGGTGCTGCTCGACCGGCTCATGGTCTCGGTGCGCGACCACGACCCGCGGTTGCCGGTCGTGGCGGACGTCAGGGCCGCCGACACGCTCGCCACCTGCGGTCGCGGGCTCGCGATGGTGGCCGCCGTCAGCGAGAGCTGGGGTGTGCGGCCGGACGGCGAGTCCGGGAAGGTCGTCTGGTTCACGCTCCCGACGTCGGCGGCGCCGCGGACCATGGCCGCACGACCGCCGCAGCGCAGGACGGTGGACAAGCCTGTGCGCCGGTTCGCGGAGGTCGGGGCGCCCGTCGACCTGCGACGGCCCGAGCATGCTCCCGCCCGGTCGGCCGTTGTCGGCTGA
- a CDS encoding RpiB/LacA/LacB family sugar-phosphate isomerase produces the protein MRISVSSDMDEPVARSLVAELRARGHAVITHGALNPESDPQWAACSAAAAREVADGTADQAVVCCWTGTGASIAANKVPGVRAALCTDGYTADGARRWNDANVLALSLRLTSEPLLKEILDAWFAGEASDDAEDRENVARIGRLDLREP, from the coding sequence ATGCGGATCTCCGTCTCCTCCGACATGGACGAACCCGTGGCCCGCAGTCTCGTTGCCGAGCTGCGCGCCCGTGGCCACGCCGTGATCACGCACGGGGCCCTGAATCCCGAGTCCGACCCCCAGTGGGCGGCCTGCTCGGCAGCGGCCGCCCGCGAGGTCGCCGACGGGACGGCGGACCAGGCGGTCGTCTGCTGCTGGACCGGCACGGGCGCGTCGATCGCCGCGAACAAGGTGCCGGGCGTACGGGCCGCCCTGTGCACGGACGGCTACACGGCGGACGGCGCCCGCCGCTGGAACGACGCCAACGTCCTCGCCCTCAGCCTGCGACTGACGTCCGAGCCGCTGCTCAAGGAGATCCTCGACGCCTGGTTCGCCGGCGAGGCGAGCGACGACGCCGAGGACCGCGAGAACGTGGCCCGCATCGGGCGCCTGGACCTCAGGGAGCCGTGA
- a CDS encoding DUF4865 family protein, whose protein sequence is MHAMQYRITLPADYDMEIIRRRVASRGHLLDDWQGLGLKAYLIRERGVHGSAVNEYAPFYLWNTVAGMNAFLWAGPFQGIADDFGRPSVRQWTVLAREGAADPRVRVAVLLRQQVPDGVQLTDLAADATRETERLAGEDGAVLAAAAVDTSRWELIHFSLWENEPPKAGGDAYEVLHMSVPGRLPLDARS, encoded by the coding sequence ATGCACGCGATGCAGTACCGGATCACCCTGCCCGCCGACTACGACATGGAGATCATCCGGCGTCGCGTGGCGAGCAGGGGGCACCTGCTCGACGACTGGCAAGGGCTCGGCCTCAAGGCGTACCTGATACGCGAGCGCGGCGTGCACGGATCAGCGGTCAACGAGTACGCGCCGTTCTATCTGTGGAACACCGTCGCGGGCATGAACGCCTTCCTCTGGGCCGGCCCGTTCCAGGGCATCGCCGATGACTTCGGACGGCCGTCGGTGAGGCAGTGGACCGTGCTGGCGCGCGAGGGCGCCGCTGATCCGCGTGTGCGGGTGGCGGTGCTGCTGCGTCAACAGGTCCCGGACGGCGTGCAGTTGACGGACCTGGCGGCGGACGCGACGCGGGAGACCGAGAGGTTGGCCGGTGAGGACGGTGCGGTGCTCGCGGCGGCAGCCGTGGACACGAGCCGCTGGGAGCTGATCCATTTCTCCCTCTGGGAGAACGAGCCGCCCAAGGCCGGCGGCGATGCGTACGAGGTGCTGCACATGTCCGTGCCGGGGCGGCTGCCTCTCGACGCACGTTCCTGA
- a CDS encoding PLP-dependent cysteine synthase family protein codes for MRSTAVSTVQQTPSGVTLDVDQSDAGYRAWLKEAVRKVQADANRSADTHLLRFPLPEHWGIDLYLKDESTHPTGSLKHRLARSLFLYGLCNGWIRPGRPVIEASSGSTAVSEAYFAKLIGVPFIAVMPRTTSAEKCRLIEFHGGQCHFVDDSRKMYEESARLALDTGGHYMDQFTYAERATDWRGNNNIAESIFRQLELERFPEPAWIVATAGTGGTSATIARYVHYMQHDTRICVADPENSCFFEGWTTGDPDVTCDCGSRIEGIGRPRMEPSFVPGAIDRMMKVPDAASVAAVRALEQGIGRKAGGSTGTGLWSALKIVAEMVAEGRQGSVVTLLCDPGDRYLDKYYSDAWLAEQGLDIAPYSAAIGQLLETGVWPE; via the coding sequence ATGAGGAGCACCGCCGTGAGCACCGTTCAGCAGACCCCGTCCGGCGTGACCCTCGACGTCGATCAGAGCGACGCCGGCTATCGCGCCTGGCTGAAAGAAGCCGTGCGCAAGGTCCAGGCCGACGCCAACCGTTCGGCCGACACCCATTTGCTGCGCTTCCCGCTGCCGGAGCACTGGGGCATCGACCTGTACCTCAAGGACGAGTCGACCCACCCCACTGGAAGCCTCAAGCACCGGCTCGCCCGCTCGTTGTTCCTGTACGGCCTGTGCAATGGCTGGATCCGGCCGGGCCGCCCGGTGATCGAGGCTTCGAGCGGCTCGACGGCCGTCTCCGAGGCGTACTTCGCGAAGCTGATCGGGGTGCCCTTCATCGCGGTCATGCCGCGCACGACGAGCGCCGAGAAGTGCCGCCTGATCGAGTTCCACGGCGGGCAGTGCCACTTCGTGGACGACTCGCGGAAGATGTACGAGGAGTCCGCCCGCCTCGCGTTGGACACCGGCGGCCACTACATGGACCAGTTCACCTACGCCGAACGGGCCACGGACTGGCGCGGCAACAACAACATCGCCGAATCCATCTTCCGCCAGCTGGAGTTGGAGCGGTTCCCCGAGCCCGCCTGGATCGTCGCCACGGCCGGTACCGGCGGCACGTCGGCGACCATCGCCCGGTACGTCCACTACATGCAGCACGACACCCGCATCTGTGTGGCCGACCCGGAGAACTCGTGTTTCTTCGAGGGCTGGACCACCGGCGATCCGGACGTCACCTGCGACTGCGGCTCCCGCATCGAGGGCATCGGCCGGCCGCGCATGGAGCCGAGCTTCGTGCCCGGCGCGATCGACCGGATGATGAAGGTGCCGGACGCGGCGAGCGTGGCCGCCGTACGCGCCCTGGAGCAGGGCATCGGCCGCAAGGCGGGCGGCTCCACCGGCACCGGGCTGTGGAGCGCGCTGAAGATCGTCGCCGAGATGGTGGCCGAGGGCCGGCAGGGGAGCGTGGTGACACTGCTGTGCGACCCGGGGGACCGGTACCTCGACAAGTACTACTCGGACGCCTGGCTCGCCGAGCAGGGCCTGGACATCGCGCCGTACTCCGCGGCCATCGGGCAACTGCTGGAGACGGGCGTCTGGCCGGAGTGA
- a CDS encoding tautomerase family protein has product MPFVRIDALGADPERLDALGRAVHDALVEAIGIPPDDRFQVLVGHDGTRSTLRYDAGYLGIHRDDGIVYVTITLRSGRTPAQKQALYRRIAELAHAYAGTEPRNVFVNLIENEPVNWSFGEGVAQYADAPVPVDSPTSKSLTAP; this is encoded by the coding sequence ATGCCCTTCGTCCGCATAGACGCCCTGGGAGCCGACCCCGAGCGGCTCGACGCTCTCGGTCGTGCCGTACACGACGCCCTGGTGGAGGCCATCGGGATTCCGCCCGACGACCGGTTCCAGGTGCTGGTCGGGCACGACGGCACCCGCAGCACCCTGCGCTACGACGCCGGCTATCTCGGCATCCACCGGGACGACGGCATCGTGTACGTGACGATCACCCTGCGCTCGGGTCGGACTCCCGCGCAGAAGCAGGCGCTGTACCGGCGGATCGCCGAACTCGCTCACGCCTACGCGGGGACCGAGCCGCGCAACGTGTTCGTCAACCTCATCGAGAACGAGCCCGTCAACTGGTCGTTCGGCGAGGGAGTCGCGCAGTACGCCGATGCCCCCGTCCCTGTCGACTCCCCCACCTCGAAGAGCCTCACGGCTCCCTGA
- a CDS encoding TetR/AcrR family transcriptional regulator: MYSDGMSTSDRLIESTRELLWERGYVGTSPKAILERAGAGQGSMYHHFKGKPDLALAAIRRTAEEMRATAAGVLDGPGTPYERIETYLRREREVLRGCPIGRLTMDPDVVASDELRAPVDETLDWLRERLAGIVEEGKEQGQFAPGLDGESIAATIVATVQGGYVLARASGSPATFDMGVRGLLSLLASH, translated from the coding sequence ATGTACAGTGACGGCATGAGCACCTCGGACCGACTGATCGAGTCCACCCGCGAACTGCTGTGGGAGCGCGGCTATGTGGGCACAAGCCCCAAGGCGATCCTGGAGCGTGCGGGGGCCGGGCAGGGCAGCATGTACCACCACTTCAAGGGCAAGCCGGATCTCGCACTGGCCGCGATCCGGCGGACCGCCGAGGAGATGCGGGCTACCGCCGCGGGAGTACTCGACGGTCCGGGCACGCCGTACGAGCGCATCGAGACGTATCTGCGGCGCGAGCGCGAGGTGCTGCGCGGCTGTCCGATCGGGCGGCTCACGATGGACCCGGACGTGGTCGCCAGCGACGAACTGCGGGCGCCCGTCGACGAGACGCTCGACTGGCTGCGCGAACGGCTCGCCGGGATCGTCGAGGAGGGCAAGGAGCAGGGCCAGTTCGCGCCCGGGCTCGACGGCGAGTCGATCGCGGCGACGATCGTCGCGACCGTCCAGGGCGGCTATGTCCTCGCCCGCGCGTCCGGCTCACCCGCCACTTTCGACATGGGTGTCCGGGGGCTGCTGTCCCTTCTCGCATCGCACTAG
- a CDS encoding ABC transporter ATP-binding protein — translation MTVTTTTTGTPTAARVVDAVKVYGTGDTSVRALDGVSVDFPVGRFTAIMGPSGSGKSTLMHCAAGLDTLTSGTAHIGDTELSSLDDRRLTLLRRDRVGFVFQAYNLVPTLTVAENITLPLDLAGGKGDPEWIDALIDVVGLRGRLHHRPSELSGGQQQRVAVARAFAGRPDVVFADEPTGNLDSRSGEEVLGLLGRAARQTARTVVMVTHDPVAAAHADEVVFLADGRLVDRMESPTADKVLDRMKAFEVPS, via the coding sequence ATGACCGTCACGACCACCACGACAGGCACGCCGACGGCCGCCCGCGTCGTGGACGCCGTGAAGGTGTACGGCACCGGCGACACCAGTGTGAGGGCCCTGGACGGGGTGAGTGTCGACTTCCCGGTCGGCCGCTTCACCGCGATCATGGGGCCCTCGGGCTCCGGCAAGTCCACCCTGATGCACTGCGCGGCCGGCCTCGACACGCTCACCTCGGGCACCGCCCACATCGGCGACACCGAGCTGAGCAGCCTCGACGACCGTCGCCTCACCCTGCTGCGCCGCGACCGCGTCGGCTTCGTCTTCCAGGCCTACAACCTGGTGCCGACGCTGACCGTGGCGGAGAACATCACGCTGCCGCTGGACCTCGCGGGCGGCAAGGGCGACCCGGAGTGGATCGACGCGCTGATCGACGTCGTCGGCCTGCGCGGCCGGCTCCACCACCGGCCCTCCGAGCTCTCCGGCGGCCAGCAGCAGCGCGTCGCGGTGGCCCGGGCGTTCGCCGGCCGGCCCGACGTCGTCTTCGCGGACGAGCCGACCGGCAACCTCGACTCCCGCTCCGGCGAGGAGGTGCTCGGCCTGCTCGGCCGCGCGGCGCGCCAGACGGCCCGCACGGTCGTCATGGTCACCCACGACCCCGTGGCCGCCGCACACGCCGACGAGGTCGTCTTCCTCGCGGACGGGCGCCTGGTCGACCGTATGGAATCCCCGACCGCCGACAAGGTCCTGGACCGCATGAAAGCCTTCGAGGTGCCGTCATGA
- a CDS encoding ABC transporter permease → MNASVRLSVSSLRAHKRRFAGTFLAVFLGVAFLAGTLVMGDTLRAGFDTMFGNATSGTDAVVRSADAITTPGESEGVREPVDTDLVRTIEQAPGVAAAAPSIQGAGQLIGRNGDPIGGQGPPTLAGNWIDDPELNPYRLAEGRAPQKSGEVVVNRGTADRGDLRIGDTTTLRTPDPVEVTIVGLATFGGEDGMAQVTFTGMTQADAEKYLTARPGEAATIQVRAGPDVSQQQLVDELTSVLPSGVEAITGQESAEENTEMISSQFLTVFTTFLLVFSGVALLVATFSIHNTFAIVVAQRTRENALLRALGASRRQVTASTLVEATAVAVTASVAGLAGGIGIAAGLQALFPAIGFPFPEGDLVISAISMALPLAVGVVVCLGSALLPAARAGRTAPLTALRETAVDTSGASRARAVTGLGLLALALGVTLTGILVSPSMWLAGTGAVLALTAFVVLGPVASSTAVRILGGPLGRLRGVTGGLARRNALRSPKRTAATASALMIGVAVVSLFTVFGASLKATMDQTVSRSFAGDVAVSTPSFGAGGSGLSPRLADAVQRLPEVDTAVGLGRGVAEVDGKGRALTVTDPVALERTFDLGTVNGSLRDLGTDGIAITEKEADKQSLTTGDRTRLTFTDGRQETFTVRAVYGQSELAGDYVVTRDAWAPHRTQDADTLLAVTFKDGVNTNEGKAAVERVADQYGNPDVQTRDEYAQSSAGGIDMMLTLVYALLALAVLIALLGIANTLTLAIHERTRELGLLRAVGQTRSQLRAMVRWESVLVAAFGTAGGLGLGAFLGWVLVKASDGASDSAFAFAMPPLQLALVALVGITAGALAGLRPARRAARLDVLRAIATE, encoded by the coding sequence ATGAACGCCTCCGTCCGCCTCAGCGTGTCCTCCCTGCGCGCCCACAAGCGCCGCTTCGCCGGCACGTTCCTCGCGGTGTTCCTCGGGGTCGCGTTCCTCGCCGGAACCCTCGTCATGGGCGACACCCTGCGGGCCGGCTTCGACACGATGTTCGGCAACGCGACCAGCGGCACGGACGCCGTCGTCCGCAGCGCCGACGCCATCACCACGCCCGGCGAGAGCGAAGGCGTGCGCGAACCGGTCGACACGGACCTGGTGCGTACGATCGAGCAGGCTCCCGGCGTCGCGGCCGCCGCTCCCAGCATCCAGGGCGCCGGCCAGCTCATCGGCAGGAACGGCGACCCCATCGGAGGCCAGGGCCCGCCCACCCTCGCCGGCAACTGGATCGACGACCCCGAGCTCAACCCGTACCGCCTGGCCGAAGGCCGTGCCCCGCAGAAGTCCGGCGAGGTCGTCGTCAACCGGGGCACCGCCGACCGCGGCGACCTGAGGATCGGCGACACCACGACCCTGCGCACGCCCGACCCGGTCGAGGTGACCATCGTCGGCCTCGCGACCTTCGGCGGCGAGGACGGCATGGCCCAGGTGACCTTCACCGGCATGACCCAGGCCGACGCCGAGAAGTACCTCACCGCCCGCCCCGGCGAGGCGGCGACCATCCAGGTCCGGGCCGGACCGGACGTCAGTCAGCAGCAGCTGGTCGACGAGCTGACGTCCGTACTGCCCAGCGGCGTCGAGGCCATCACCGGTCAGGAGTCGGCCGAGGAGAACACGGAGATGATCTCCAGCCAGTTCCTGACCGTCTTCACCACCTTCCTGCTGGTCTTCTCCGGCGTGGCCCTTCTCGTCGCGACCTTCTCCATCCACAACACCTTCGCCATCGTCGTCGCCCAACGCACCCGCGAGAACGCCCTGTTGCGCGCCCTCGGCGCCTCGCGCCGCCAGGTCACCGCGTCGACCCTCGTCGAGGCGACCGCCGTGGCGGTCACCGCGTCGGTGGCCGGCCTGGCGGGCGGCATCGGCATCGCAGCCGGCCTCCAGGCGCTGTTCCCGGCGATCGGATTCCCCTTCCCCGAGGGCGACTTGGTGATCAGCGCGATCTCCATGGCACTGCCCCTGGCGGTCGGCGTCGTGGTCTGCCTCGGCTCCGCACTGCTGCCCGCCGCACGAGCCGGCCGCACCGCACCGCTGACCGCCCTGCGCGAGACGGCCGTCGACACCTCCGGAGCCTCCCGCGCCCGTGCCGTCACCGGCCTGGGCCTCCTCGCCCTCGCGCTCGGCGTGACGCTCACCGGCATCCTGGTGTCCCCGTCGATGTGGCTGGCCGGCACCGGCGCGGTCCTCGCCCTGACCGCCTTCGTGGTCCTCGGCCCGGTCGCCTCCTCGACGGCCGTACGGATCCTCGGCGGTCCCCTCGGCCGACTGCGCGGCGTCACCGGCGGTCTCGCCCGGCGCAACGCCCTGCGCAGCCCGAAGCGTACGGCCGCCACCGCGAGCGCCCTGATGATCGGCGTGGCCGTCGTGTCGCTGTTCACCGTCTTCGGCGCCTCGCTGAAGGCGACCATGGACCAGACCGTGTCCCGGTCATTCGCGGGCGACGTGGCCGTCAGCACCCCGTCGTTCGGCGCGGGCGGCAGCGGACTGAGCCCCCGCCTCGCCGACGCGGTTCAGCGGCTCCCCGAGGTGGACACGGCCGTCGGACTCGGCCGGGGGGTCGCCGAAGTCGACGGCAAGGGAAGGGCATTGACGGTCACGGACCCCGTCGCCCTGGAGCGCACCTTCGACCTGGGCACCGTCAACGGCTCCCTGCGCGACCTCGGCACCGACGGCATCGCCATCACCGAGAAGGAGGCCGACAAGCAGAGCCTGACGACGGGCGACAGGACCCGCCTCACCTTCACCGACGGCCGCCAGGAGACCTTCACCGTCCGAGCGGTCTACGGCCAGTCCGAACTCGCCGGCGACTACGTCGTCACCCGCGACGCCTGGGCCCCGCACCGCACCCAGGACGCCGACACCCTGCTCGCCGTCACCTTCAAGGACGGCGTGAACACGAACGAGGGCAAGGCGGCGGTGGAGAGGGTTGCAGACCAGTACGGCAACCCCGACGTGCAGACCCGCGACGAATACGCGCAGTCCTCGGCCGGAGGCATCGACATGATGCTCACTCTGGTCTACGCCCTGCTCGCCCTCGCCGTGCTCATCGCACTCCTCGGCATCGCCAACACCCTCACCCTGGCGATCCACGAGCGCACCCGTGAACTGGGCCTGCTGCGGGCCGTGGGCCAGACCCGCTCCCAACTGCGCGCCATGGTCCGCTGGGAGTCGGTCCTGGTGGCCGCCTTCGGCACGGCCGGCGGCCTCGGCCTCGGCGCCTTCCTCGGCTGGGTCCTGGTCAAGGCCTCCGACGGGGCGAGCGACAGCGCCTTCGCCTTCGCGATGCCGCCACTCCAACTCGCCCTGGTGGCCCTGGTCGGCATCACAGCCGGAGCCCTGGCAGGCCTGCGCCCGGCACGACGGGCGGCCCGCCTGGACGTCCTACGGGCGATCGCCACCGAATGA
- a CDS encoding DeoR/GlpR family DNA-binding transcription regulator, producing the protein MSENQNLLAEQRRALILDEVRRRGGVRVNELTRKLGVSDMTVRRDLDALARQGVLEKVHGGAVPVVEASTHEPGFEAKSGLELTAKEDIARSAAELVAPGTAIALSGGTTTYALAHQLVDVPDLTVVTNSVRVADVFHAAQRTSGPRQGAATVVLTGGVRTPSDSLVGPVADQAIAALHFDVLFLGVHGISVEAGLSTPNLAEAETNRRLVQSARRVVVVADHTKWGVVGLSSFAALEQIDTLVTDSGLESEARSEIAEHLRLVVAGEPDEDADL; encoded by the coding sequence GTGAGTGAGAATCAGAACCTCCTCGCGGAGCAGCGGCGCGCCCTGATCCTGGACGAGGTACGGCGACGGGGCGGGGTGCGTGTCAACGAGCTGACCCGCAAGCTCGGCGTGTCGGACATGACGGTGCGCCGCGATCTCGACGCGCTCGCCCGGCAGGGCGTGCTGGAGAAGGTGCACGGCGGCGCGGTCCCGGTGGTCGAGGCCAGCACCCATGAGCCGGGCTTCGAGGCCAAGTCGGGTCTGGAGCTGACGGCCAAGGAGGACATCGCACGGTCGGCGGCCGAGCTGGTCGCGCCGGGCACCGCGATCGCGCTGTCGGGCGGTACGACCACGTACGCGCTGGCTCACCAGCTGGTGGACGTGCCCGACCTGACGGTGGTCACGAACTCGGTGCGGGTGGCCGACGTCTTCCACGCCGCGCAGCGTACGTCGGGCCCCCGGCAGGGCGCGGCCACTGTCGTGCTGACCGGCGGGGTGCGCACTCCCTCCGATTCACTGGTGGGCCCGGTGGCCGACCAGGCGATCGCGGCGCTCCACTTCGATGTGCTCTTCCTCGGTGTGCACGGCATATCGGTCGAGGCCGGTCTGTCCACGCCGAATCTCGCGGAGGCCGAGACCAACCGGCGTCTGGTGCAGTCGGCGCGCCGGGTCGTGGTGGTTGCCGACCACACCAAGTGGGGTGTGGTGGGGCTGAGTTCGTTCGCGGCGCTGGAGCAGATCGACACCCTGGTGACGGACTCCGGTCTCGAGAGCGAGGCACGCTCGGAGATCGCGGAGCATCTGCGGCTGGTGGTGGCGGGCGAGCCCGACGAGGATGCGGACCTCTGA
- a CDS encoding nuclear transport factor 2 family protein: MDAVDVVQRFNAAINDHDLTELASLMSDDHTLVDTEGGTVTGKQACIEAWRGFFTAFTDYRNVFTDLTVGDEVVSVSGYSLSSRPELAGPALWSARVTGELVGEWRVYTDSPEARRELGLPPGGLV, from the coding sequence ATGGACGCCGTGGATGTCGTCCAGCGCTTCAACGCCGCGATCAACGACCATGACCTCACCGAGCTGGCCTCGCTGATGTCCGACGACCACACACTCGTCGACACCGAGGGCGGCACCGTCACCGGAAAACAGGCCTGCATCGAGGCGTGGCGCGGGTTCTTCACGGCGTTCACGGACTACCGGAACGTGTTCACCGACCTGACCGTGGGGGACGAGGTCGTCTCGGTGTCCGGGTACTCCCTCAGCTCGCGGCCCGAGCTGGCCGGTCCGGCGCTGTGGAGCGCCCGCGTCACCGGTGAGCTGGTCGGCGAGTGGCGGGTGTACACGGACTCGCCGGAGGCACGCCGCGAGCTCGGGCTGCCGCCGGGCGGGCTCGTCTGA
- a CDS encoding SRPBCC family protein, whose product MAHLLHEVGLDFVGTAPVRHVFAREITAPPETVYRALAEDVSGWTEWFSAVTLARPLDDGARREIRLKGGTRFEETILAAKSPELYAYRIDLTNAPGARAMVEEWRLAPAGTGTRVQWTFAVDGTAPFRFTFGLARPGLGRAFRDAVTALDRRLAP is encoded by the coding sequence ATGGCTCATCTGCTGCATGAGGTGGGTCTCGACTTTGTCGGGACCGCGCCCGTACGGCACGTCTTCGCGCGGGAGATCACCGCTCCCCCGGAGACGGTCTACCGCGCGTTGGCCGAGGACGTGTCCGGCTGGACGGAGTGGTTCTCCGCGGTGACGCTGGCCCGCCCGCTCGACGACGGCGCCCGGCGCGAGATACGGCTCAAGGGCGGTACACGCTTCGAGGAGACGATCCTCGCGGCCAAGAGCCCCGAGTTGTACGCGTACCGCATCGATCTCACCAACGCGCCGGGGGCCCGGGCCATGGTCGAGGAGTGGCGGCTCGCCCCTGCGGGGACGGGCACGCGGGTGCAGTGGACGTTCGCGGTGGACGGCACGGCGCCGTTCCGCTTCACCTTCGGCCTCGCGCGGCCCGGCCTCGGCCGGGCGTTCCGGGACGCGGTGACAGCACTGGACCGACGGCTGGCGCCCTAG
- a CDS encoding SHOCT domain-containing protein, with amino-acid sequence MQTLAHFADGGPGPWILLFPLIWAAVVIGGITLLRRTVWRGRRGPGRSTPDDNSPITVLGHRFASGEIDEDEYWRRLSVLDEQFGRTGKGGAA; translated from the coding sequence ATGCAGACCCTGGCACACTTCGCCGACGGCGGCCCCGGCCCGTGGATCCTCCTCTTCCCGCTGATCTGGGCGGCCGTCGTAATCGGTGGCATCACGCTGCTGCGCCGCACGGTGTGGCGCGGACGCCGCGGCCCCGGGCGGTCCACCCCCGACGACAACTCGCCCATCACCGTGCTCGGCCACCGCTTCGCCTCCGGCGAGATCGACGAGGACGAGTACTGGCGCCGGCTGTCCGTCCTGGACGAGCAGTTCGGCCGCACGGGCAAGGGCGGTGCGGCATGA